One window of Trichoderma breve strain T069 chromosome 3, whole genome shotgun sequence genomic DNA carries:
- a CDS encoding ribosomal protein s6e domain-containing protein codes for MKLNISYPANGSQKLIDIEDERKLAVFMEKRMGAEVPGDSVGDEFKGYIFRITGGNDKQGFPMKQGVMHPSRVRLLLSDGHSCYRPRRTGERKRKSVRGCIVAMDLSVLALSIVKQGDADIPGLTDVVQPKRLGPKRATKIRKFFNLTKDDDVRKYVIRREVQPKGEGKKPYTKAPKIQRLVTPQRLQHKRHRLALKRRQAEKVKDEANEYAQVLAKRVAEAKAHKADARKRRASSMHK; via the exons ATGAAG TTGAACATCTCTTACCctgccaatggcagccagaagctcatcgacaTTGAGGATGAGCGTAAGctcgccgtcttcatggAGAAGCGC ATGGGCGCTGAGGTCCCCGGTGACTCTGTCGGCGACGAGTTCAAGGGCTACATCTTCCGCATCACTGGTGGAAACGACAAGCAGGGTTTCCCCATGAAGCAGGGTGTCATGCACCCCAGCCGTGTCCGCCTCCTGCTCTCCGACGGCCACTCCTGCTACCGCCCCCGCCGAACCGGTGAGCGCAAGAGAAAGTCTGTCCGCGGCTGCATCGTCGCCATGGACCTGtccgtcctcgccctctccatcgtcaagCAGGGTGATGCCGACATCCCCGGCCTGACCGACGTCGTCCAGCCCAAGCGCCTCGGACCCAAGCGCGCCACCAAGATCCGCAAGttcttcaacctcaccaaGGATGACGAT GTCCGCAAGTACGTCATTCGACGAGAGGTCCAGCCCAAGGGCGAGGGCAAGAAGCCTTACACCAAGGCTCCCAAGATCCAGAGACTGGTCACCCCCCAGCGCCTGCAGCACAAGCGCCACCGTCTCGCTCTCAAGCGCCGCCAGGCCGAGAAGGTCAAGGACGAGGCC AACGAGTACGCCCAGGTCCTTGCCAAGCGtgtcgccgaggccaaggcccaCAAGGCCGATGCCCGCAAGCGACGAGCAAGCTCCATGCACAAATAA
- a CDS encoding ctf8 domain-containing protein: protein MSSSTAKLYPPSKQASTTTTNPLPTLLQTPSGLAILELQGSINLPQDTEGETLKDVEFGRLEFPEYSPDAIGTAWMKRVHMYIGQHQRLTGEVKKLPKALAVVRKRQNRMLESSSGPYMEEGDNLEVVDIVKYKLMFANRPEPVGTAHAPAS from the coding sequence ATGTCTTCCTCAACCGCCAAACTATATCCTCCATCCAAGCAAGCTtccacaaccacaaccaacCCACTCCCAACCCTCCTCCAAACACCATCCGGCCTCGCCATTCTCGAACTCCAAGGAAGTATAAACCTCCCCCAAGACACCGAAGGCGAAACTCTCAAAGACGTGGAATTCGGAAGACTCGAGTTTCCAGAATATTCACCAGACGCCATCGGGACGGCTTGGATGAAGCGAGTCCACATGTACATTGGCCAACACCAGCGGCTGACGGGCGAAGTGAAGAAGCTCCCCAAGGCGCTTGCCGTGGTGAGGAAACGGCAGAATAGAATGCTGGAGAGTTCTTCTGGGCCGTATATGGAGGAGGGCGATAATCTTGAGGTGGTTGATATTGTCAAGTACAAGCTCATGTTTGCGAATCGACCAGAACCTGTTGGAACGGCTCATGCCCCCGCTTcatga